From Mytilus edulis chromosome 8, xbMytEdul2.2, whole genome shotgun sequence, one genomic window encodes:
- the LOC139484442 gene encoding GTPase IMAP family member 9-like — MESKQSRIILFGRPGAGKSSLGNTLIGKQHFKVSSSSSNVTPSCDTVQVKTESGRNLKIVETPGIFDRSMIDEFKNSFDFLSPGPHAIIIVLMPNRFTEEDEKAVNKLFEFFGDDHFLKNTVLVINRKSEITEDYGENPNSTEYIENISSNGIQKLYNGCDKRFVLVENKQEWEDRLVDANQVLQEIDKINDYYDWKYFDQVNKQIESLKKIKKLEAEVERLNNMMKEERKKKNEYDNIDVQSKCSVN, encoded by the exons ATGGAAAGCAAACA AAGTAGAATAATCTTATTTGGTAGACCTGGCGCCGGGAAAAGTTCTTTGGGAAACACCCTCATTGGAAAACAGCATTTCAAAGTGTCTTCATCTTCTTCAAACGTGACGCCATCATGTGATACAGTGCAAGTGAAGACAGAGTCTGGACGAAACTTGAAAATTGTAGAAACCCCTGGAATTTTCGATAGAAGTATGAtagatgaatttaaaaatagCTTTGATTTTTTATCACCAGGTCCTCATGCAATTATCATAGTTTTGATGCCAAATAGATTTACCGAAGAAGATGAAAAAGCAGTAAATaagctttttgaattttttggggACGACCATTTCCTCAAGAATACAGTTCTTGTAATAAATAGAAAATCTGAAATAACCGAAGACTATGGAGAAAATCCCAATAGCACTGAATATATTGAGAACATATCTTCAAATGGCATACAGAAATTATACAATGGCTGTGATAAACGTTTTGTTCTCGTTGAAAACAAACAGGAATGGGAAGATAGACTAGTAGATGCTAATCAGGTGTTGCAAGAAATTGATAAAATCAATGATTATTATGACTGGAAGTATTTTGATCAAGTAAACAAGCAAATCGAATCActcaaaaaaattaagaaattggaAGCAGAAgttgaaagacttaataataTGATGAAAGAAgaacgaaagaaaaaaaatgaatacgaTAACATAGATGTACAGAGCAAATGCTCAGTAAATTAG